From Nitrobacter sp. NHB1, a single genomic window includes:
- the htpX gene encoding zinc metalloprotease HtpX, producing MSYFRTAILLAGLTGLFMGVGYLIGGASGAMIALVVAAATNMFAYWNSDRMVLSMYGAHEVDAGTAPDLHRLVAELAARAGLPMPRVFLMDNPQPNAFATGRNPENAAVAMTTGLVQSLRREELAGVIAHELAHIKHHDTLLMTITATIAGAISMLAQFGMFFGGNRNNNGPGIIGSLAMMILAPLGAMLVQMAISRTREYAADETGARICGQPMWLASALAKIDNAAHQVPNREAERAPATAHMFIINPLSGHGMDSLFATHPSTENRIAALQRLAGQSGSAAPEPNPAPAPHGPWNGGAPRRGPWG from the coding sequence ATGAGCTATTTTCGTACCGCGATCCTGCTGGCAGGCCTCACCGGCCTGTTCATGGGCGTGGGTTATCTAATCGGCGGCGCCAGTGGCGCGATGATCGCGCTCGTTGTCGCGGCCGCGACCAATATGTTCGCCTACTGGAACTCGGACCGCATGGTGCTGTCGATGTACGGCGCCCATGAGGTCGATGCCGGCACCGCGCCCGACCTGCATCGGCTGGTGGCGGAGCTTGCCGCGCGGGCCGGGCTGCCGATGCCGCGCGTGTTCCTGATGGACAATCCGCAGCCCAACGCCTTCGCCACCGGCCGCAACCCGGAAAACGCCGCCGTCGCGATGACCACGGGTCTCGTGCAGTCCCTGCGCCGCGAGGAGCTGGCGGGCGTGATCGCGCACGAACTCGCGCACATCAAGCATCACGACACGCTGCTGATGACGATCACCGCGACCATCGCCGGCGCGATCTCGATGCTGGCGCAGTTCGGCATGTTCTTCGGCGGCAACCGCAACAACAACGGGCCCGGCATCATCGGTTCGCTGGCGATGATGATTCTCGCGCCGCTCGGCGCCATGCTGGTGCAGATGGCGATCAGCCGCACCCGCGAATACGCCGCCGACGAGACGGGCGCGCGCATCTGCGGCCAGCCGATGTGGCTCGCCTCGGCGCTGGCCAAGATCGACAATGCCGCGCATCAGGTGCCGAACAGGGAGGCGGAACGCGCCCCCGCCACCGCGCACATGTTCATCATCAACCCGCTGTCGGGGCATGGCATGGACAGTCTGTTCGCCACCCATCCTTCGACCGAGAATCGTATCGCTGCGTTGCAGAGACTCGCCGGGCAGTCCGGCAGCGCCGCCCCGGAGCCGAATCCGGCGCCCGCGCCGCATGGCCCATGGAACGGTGGGGCTCCCCGCCGCGGTCCGTGGGGTTAA
- a CDS encoding ligase-associated DNA damage response DEXH box helicase: MGIADREEQPALPEGFLRWFAARGWSPRAHQLALLQKARACRSVLLIAPTGAGKTLAGFLPTLVELSYFPSPLVGEGGEPPKAVNRVRGLLRQRSGLFTPSPDPPLRVGSPSPARGEGSKTRGLHTLYISPLKALAVDIARNLEAPVAEMKLPIKVETRTGDTPVSRRQRQRRYPPDILLTTPEQMALLLASDDAPFLFSSLQRVVLDELHALVTSKRGDLLSLALARLWRLAPRMRMVGLSATVAEPESLARFLVPQPCGEAVSADIVVAGGAAAPIVEMLDTSERLPWAGHSARHALAEVYDLIKRNRTTLVFVNTRSQAEMLFQDLWRINDDGLAIALHHGSLDVAQRRKVEQAMTEGRLRGVVCTSSLDLGVDWGDVDLVINIGAPKGASRLMQRIGRANHRLDEASRAVLVPANRFEVLECRVAIDAVNENAQDTPPLRTGALDVLAQHVMGCACGEPFHADRLYDEVRTAAPYADLARADFDDVIDFVATGGYALKSYERFARIRQDKEGRWRVANPRVRQSYRLNVGTIVEEAMLKVKLVRSRHGGQNRGKGSTGAIASGGRMLGEIEEYFIEGLVAGDTFVFGGEIVRYEALVEDQVYVLRANDESPKVPSYMGGKFPLSTYLAERVRNLLDDKRAWSGLPDQVREWLSLQSHFSSVPHAREMIVETFPRADKHYLVCYPFEGRLAHQTLGMLLTRRLERMRVRPLGFVANEYALAIWMLGDISSMIRQRQLDLDALFDPDMLGDDLEAWLAESALMKRTFRSCAIISGLIARRSTSDEKTRRQVLFSTDLVYDVLRKHQPDHVLLRAARADAAAGLLDIRRLSDMLARIRGRITHKPLDRISPLAVPVMLEIGREAIYGEASDELLAEAAEELVREAIARD; encoded by the coding sequence GTGGGAATTGCTGATCGCGAGGAGCAGCCTGCGCTGCCCGAGGGCTTCCTGCGCTGGTTCGCGGCGCGAGGATGGTCGCCGCGCGCGCATCAGTTGGCGTTGCTGCAAAAGGCCCGCGCCTGCCGCTCGGTGCTGCTGATCGCGCCCACCGGTGCCGGCAAGACGCTGGCGGGGTTTCTGCCGACGCTGGTGGAGCTTTCTTACTTTCCCTCTCCCCTCGTGGGAGAGGGTGGCGAGCCGCCGAAGGCGGTGAACCGGGTGAGGGGGCTTCTTCGGCAACGATCGGGTTTGTTCACCCCCTCACCCGATCCTCCGCTCCGCGTCGGATCACCCTCTCCCGCGAGGGGAGAGGGAAGTAAGACGCGCGGCCTCCACACGCTCTACATCTCGCCGCTGAAGGCGCTGGCGGTCGATATCGCCCGCAATCTGGAAGCGCCGGTCGCAGAGATGAAGCTGCCGATCAAAGTCGAGACCCGCACCGGCGATACGCCGGTGTCGCGGCGGCAGCGGCAGCGGCGCTATCCGCCGGACATCCTGCTGACGACGCCGGAGCAGATGGCGCTGCTGCTCGCCTCCGACGATGCGCCGTTTTTATTTTCGTCGTTGCAGCGCGTGGTGCTCGACGAACTCCATGCGCTGGTGACCTCGAAACGCGGCGATCTGTTGTCACTCGCGCTGGCGCGGCTGTGGCGGCTGGCGCCGCGGATGCGCATGGTCGGATTGTCGGCGACGGTGGCGGAACCGGAGTCGCTGGCGCGATTTCTGGTGCCGCAGCCGTGCGGCGAGGCTGTCTCTGCCGATATCGTCGTGGCCGGCGGCGCCGCGGCCCCGATTGTCGAGATGCTCGATACAAGCGAGCGGCTGCCGTGGGCCGGGCATTCGGCGCGCCATGCGTTGGCCGAGGTCTACGATCTCATCAAGCGCAACAGGACCACGCTGGTGTTCGTCAACACCCGCAGCCAGGCCGAGATGCTGTTCCAGGATCTCTGGCGCATCAACGACGACGGTCTCGCCATAGCACTGCATCACGGCTCGCTCGATGTCGCGCAGCGCCGCAAAGTGGAGCAGGCCATGACGGAAGGCCGCCTTCGCGGCGTGGTCTGCACCTCCTCGCTCGATCTCGGCGTCGACTGGGGCGACGTCGATCTCGTCATCAACATCGGCGCGCCGAAAGGCGCGTCGCGGCTGATGCAGCGGATTGGCCGCGCCAATCACCGTCTCGATGAGGCCTCGCGCGCGGTGCTGGTGCCGGCCAATCGATTCGAGGTGCTGGAATGCCGCGTCGCCATCGACGCGGTCAACGAGAACGCGCAGGATACCCCGCCATTGCGCACCGGTGCGCTCGACGTGCTGGCGCAGCATGTTATGGGCTGCGCCTGCGGCGAGCCGTTCCATGCCGATCGGCTCTACGACGAGGTGCGGACCGCAGCGCCCTATGCGGACCTCGCACGCGCCGACTTCGACGACGTGATCGATTTCGTCGCCACCGGCGGCTATGCGCTGAAAAGCTATGAGCGCTTCGCCCGCATCAGGCAGGACAAAGAGGGCCGCTGGCGCGTCGCCAATCCGCGCGTGCGGCAGAGCTATCGCCTCAACGTCGGCACCATTGTCGAGGAGGCGATGCTGAAGGTGAAGCTGGTGCGCTCGCGGCATGGCGGCCAAAACAGAGGTAAAGGTTCGACCGGTGCCATCGCAAGCGGCGGCCGGATGCTCGGTGAGATCGAGGAATATTTCATCGAAGGTCTCGTCGCCGGCGACACTTTCGTGTTCGGCGGCGAGATCGTGCGCTACGAGGCGCTGGTCGAGGATCAGGTTTACGTCTTGCGCGCCAACGACGAGAGCCCAAAGGTGCCGTCCTATATGGGTGGCAAGTTTCCGCTCTCGACCTATCTCGCGGAACGCGTGCGCAACCTTCTCGACGACAAGCGCGCATGGAGCGGCTTACCGGATCAGGTGCGGGAATGGCTGTCGCTGCAGTCGCATTTTTCGAGCGTGCCGCATGCGCGCGAGATGATCGTCGAGACCTTTCCGCGCGCCGACAAGCATTACCTTGTCTGCTATCCGTTCGAAGGACGGCTCGCGCACCAGACCCTCGGCATGCTGTTGACGCGGCGGCTGGAGCGGATGCGCGTGCGGCCGCTCGGCTTCGTCGCCAACGAATATGCGCTGGCGATCTGGATGCTCGGCGACATCTCGTCGATGATCCGGCAGCGCCAGCTTGATCTCGATGCGCTGTTCGATCCGGACATGCTGGGCGACGATCTCGAGGCATGGCTTGCGGAATCGGCGCTGATGAAGCGCACGTTCCGCAGTTGCGCGATCATCTCCGGGCTGATCGCGCGGCGTTCGACTTCTGATGAGAAGACCCGGCGGCAGGTTTTGTTCTCCACCGATCTCGTCTACGACGTGCTGCGCAAGCATCAGCCCGATCATGTGCTGTTGCGCGCGGCGCGTGCCGATGCGGCGGCCGGGTTGCTGGATATCCGCCGCCTGAGCGATATGCTAGCGCGGATCAGGGGCCGGATCACCCACAAGCCGCTCGACCGCATTTCGCCGCTCGCGGTTCCGGTGATGCTGGAGATCGGCCGCGAGGCGATCTATGGCGAGGCGTCGGATGAACTGCTGGCGGAAGCCGCCGAGGAACTGGTGCGCGAGGCGATAGCGCGGGATTAA
- a CDS encoding LysR family transcriptional regulator — protein MLDLELLRSFVSVVDAGGFTRAGERVHRTQSTVSQQIKRLEDDFGRPLLNRIGKKVIPTEDGERLLAYARRLLALAEEARDVLARPKGDGVVRLGIPEDFAAYRLTELLASFMRSRPGLRLDVRADQSKYLRRDLERGELDLALLKRPAGEKGGISAWPELVHWVTSKVHPINPATHSVPLIGFPPGCLYRAGAIHAIESAGRAWHMAYTSSSLAGIQAAVAAGLGLSILSEIAIQPGHRVLTAKDGFAPIDKTEVALVAAPEANPATLRVADLLADFCNTVQAKAA, from the coding sequence ATGCTGGATCTTGAGTTGTTGCGGAGTTTCGTGTCCGTCGTCGATGCTGGGGGCTTCACCCGTGCCGGTGAGCGCGTCCATCGCACCCAGTCGACCGTCAGCCAGCAGATCAAGCGGTTGGAGGACGACTTCGGCCGCCCCCTGCTCAACCGCATCGGCAAGAAGGTCATTCCCACCGAGGACGGCGAGCGGCTCCTGGCTTACGCGCGGCGGCTTTTGGCGCTTGCGGAAGAAGCCCGCGACGTGCTGGCGCGGCCGAAAGGCGACGGCGTCGTCCGGCTGGGAATTCCCGAGGATTTCGCCGCCTATCGCCTGACCGAATTGCTGGCGAGTTTCATGCGGTCGCGTCCCGGCCTGCGGCTCGACGTCCGCGCCGACCAGAGCAAGTATCTCCGCCGCGACCTCGAACGCGGCGAACTCGACCTGGCGCTGCTCAAGCGGCCGGCCGGCGAGAAGGGCGGCATCAGCGCGTGGCCCGAGTTGGTCCATTGGGTGACGAGCAAGGTCCATCCCATCAATCCGGCAACCCACTCCGTTCCGCTGATCGGTTTTCCGCCGGGCTGCCTGTATCGGGCCGGCGCCATTCACGCCATCGAAAGCGCAGGCCGCGCCTGGCACATGGCCTACACCAGTTCGAGTCTTGCGGGCATCCAGGCCGCGGTCGCCGCCGGCCTGGGTTTAAGCATTCTCTCGGAGATCGCGATTCAGCCCGGACATCGCGTCCTGACGGCGAAAGACGGTTTTGCGCCGATCGACAAGACCGAGGTTGCACTGGTCGCCGCGCCGGAGGCGAACCCGGCCACGCTGCGCGTTGCCGATCTGCTGGCGGATTTCTGCAATACAGTGCAGGCGAAAGCTGCGTGA
- a CDS encoding outer membrane protein, which translates to MKRILLGVLLAGTAMSAQAADLAPRPYTKAPVMAPVYDWTGFYLGVNAGLGLGRDRAVNDFGDGTGNSTYLQPLGAVGGGQIGYNWQTNSFLGPIVFGIEADIQGADMTDNRTNVNGIQYNQKLDWFGTARGRIGLVNGPTLTYLTGGYAYGNVNTTGVAAGAPFAFSGNRSGWTWGSGVEAALGGNWTGKIEYLYVDLGNRTDVFDGGTQSLHSELRENIFRVGLNYRIGGNSAYAPVATANWTGLYLGGNVGSGTSRDRTTVTNVATGDSGAFNLAPDGLIGGGQIGYNWQAGNIVYGLETDFQGSTMEDNKTYVIRTPGASVDLNAKLQWLGTVRGRLGYAVGPSLFYATGGFAYGNVKTAINTVSFSDTRTGWTVGGGIETPFTLLGLFGPNWTSTTEYLYVDLGRSSHDLGPAVLTTGVQEHIFRTGLNYHFNTPVVARY; encoded by the coding sequence ATGAAAAGAATTTTGCTCGGCGTTCTGCTGGCCGGCACCGCGATGAGCGCCCAGGCGGCCGATCTCGCACCGCGCCCCTACACCAAGGCTCCGGTGATGGCCCCGGTCTACGACTGGACGGGCTTTTACCTCGGCGTGAACGCCGGCCTCGGGCTCGGCCGCGACCGGGCTGTGAATGATTTCGGCGACGGCACGGGAAATTCAACGTATCTGCAGCCGCTCGGCGCGGTCGGCGGCGGCCAGATCGGCTACAACTGGCAGACCAATTCGTTCCTGGGCCCGATCGTGTTCGGCATCGAAGCCGACATCCAGGGTGCGGACATGACCGACAATCGGACCAACGTGAACGGCATCCAGTACAACCAGAAACTCGACTGGTTCGGTACGGCGCGCGGCCGCATCGGCCTGGTCAACGGCCCGACCCTGACCTACCTGACCGGCGGCTATGCCTACGGCAACGTCAATACGACGGGAGTCGCGGCCGGCGCACCGTTCGCGTTCAGCGGCAACCGCAGCGGCTGGACCTGGGGCAGCGGCGTCGAAGCCGCGCTCGGCGGCAACTGGACCGGCAAGATCGAGTACCTCTATGTCGATCTCGGCAACCGCACGGACGTGTTCGACGGCGGCACCCAGTCGCTGCATTCGGAACTGCGCGAGAATATCTTCCGCGTCGGCCTGAACTATCGCATCGGCGGCAACAGCGCCTATGCCCCGGTTGCGACCGCCAACTGGACCGGCCTCTATCTCGGCGGCAATGTCGGTTCCGGCACCAGCCGCGACCGCACCACGGTGACCAACGTTGCCACTGGCGACAGCGGGGCGTTCAATCTCGCCCCCGACGGCCTCATCGGCGGCGGCCAGATCGGCTACAACTGGCAGGCCGGTAACATCGTCTATGGCCTCGAGACCGACTTCCAGGGCTCGACGATGGAGGACAACAAGACCTACGTCATCCGCACGCCGGGCGCCTCGGTCGATCTCAATGCGAAGCTGCAGTGGCTTGGCACGGTGCGCGGCCGCCTCGGCTACGCGGTCGGCCCCTCGCTGTTCTACGCGACCGGCGGTTTCGCCTACGGCAACGTCAAGACCGCGATCAACACTGTCAGCTTCTCGGATACCCGCACCGGCTGGACCGTCGGCGGCGGCATCGAGACGCCGTTCACCCTGCTCGGCCTGTTCGGCCCGAACTGGACCTCGACGACGGAATATCTCTACGTCGACCTCGGCCGCTCGAGCCACGATTTGGGGCCGGCCGTGCTGACAACCGGCGTGCAGGAGCATATTTTCCGCACCGGCCTGAACTATCACTTCAACACGCCGGTGGTTGCACGATACTGA
- a CDS encoding GNAT family N-acetyltransferase, which yields MPDLAIRAIDEADLPAVTAIYDHAVRFGTATFELVPPDLTEMTQRFGALRNGGFPCLVAELAGTVVGYAYAGPYRPRPAYRFTVENSIYLAPAIHRRGVGIQLLRRLIAECEARSYRQMIAVIGDSANAGSIGVHARAGFQMIGTHPSVGLKFGRWLDTVMMQLALGDGSATIPAGGATRNSG from the coding sequence ATGCCCGATCTCGCGATCCGAGCCATTGATGAGGCCGACCTTCCCGCCGTCACCGCGATTTACGATCATGCCGTCCGTTTCGGGACCGCGACCTTCGAACTTGTTCCGCCCGATCTCACTGAGATGACGCAGCGCTTCGGCGCGCTCCGGAACGGCGGCTTTCCTTGTCTGGTCGCGGAACTGGCGGGGACCGTGGTCGGCTATGCCTATGCCGGTCCCTACCGGCCGCGGCCGGCCTATCGCTTCACCGTGGAGAACTCGATCTATCTGGCGCCCGCCATCCATCGTCGCGGCGTCGGGATACAGTTGCTGCGCCGCCTGATCGCCGAATGCGAGGCACGCAGCTATCGCCAGATGATCGCCGTGATCGGCGATTCCGCCAACGCAGGATCGATCGGCGTGCACGCGCGCGCCGGCTTTCAGATGATCGGCACCCATCCCTCGGTCGGCCTCAAGTTCGGCCGCTGGCTTGACACCGTGATGATGCAGCTCGCGCTCGGCGACGGCAGCGCGACGATCCCCGCCGGCGGGGCGACGCGCAACTCGGGCTGA
- the pdeM gene encoding ligase-associated DNA damage response endonuclease PdeM produces MTNESATREHVTVSGVTLLADLSGALFWEHERLLVVSDLHLEKGSSFAARGVLLPPYDTVATLSRLAAVVARFDPRTVIALGDSFHDRDAHERLIAPDRDALSALQARRDWIWISGNHDPALPDDLGGTVASEVAVGGIVFRHEPTGAFGEIAGHLHPKARVSTRGRSIERRCFASDGARVVMPAFGAYAGGLSIRDEAFARLFSADFIAHVLGDRRMHTIAAARCY; encoded by the coding sequence ATGACGAACGAGAGTGCAACGCGCGAGCACGTCACCGTATCGGGCGTTACGCTGCTCGCCGATCTCTCGGGTGCGCTGTTCTGGGAGCACGAGCGCCTGCTCGTGGTGTCCGATCTGCATCTCGAAAAGGGTTCGAGCTTCGCCGCCCGCGGCGTGCTGCTGCCGCCGTACGATACGGTTGCAACGCTGAGCCGGCTCGCGGCCGTCGTCGCACGGTTCGATCCGCGCACGGTGATCGCGCTCGGCGACAGTTTTCACGATCGCGATGCGCATGAACGCCTGATCGCGCCTGATCGCGACGCGCTTTCGGCCTTGCAGGCGCGCCGCGACTGGATCTGGATTTCAGGCAATCACGATCCGGCGTTGCCGGACGATCTCGGCGGCACGGTCGCGAGCGAGGTCGCGGTCGGCGGCATCGTGTTTCGTCATGAACCGACCGGCGCATTCGGCGAAATCGCAGGCCACCTGCATCCCAAGGCGCGGGTTTCGACGCGCGGCCGTTCGATCGAGCGGCGCTGTTTCGCAAGCGATGGCGCGCGCGTGGTGATGCCGGCGTTCGGCGCCTACGCGGGAGGTTTGAGCATTCGCGACGAGGCGTTCGCGAGACTCTTCTCGGCCGATTTCATCGCGCATGTACTCGGCGACAGGCGCATGCACACGATCGCCGCAGCGCGGTGTTATTGA
- a CDS encoding TIGR02186 family protein, which yields MRRRATCSTIGLALLLGSAFVAGDARAEHLIVSVSNHRVTVTPNYSGEELVLFGSIERDGGAPVPRTGYDLVVTVSGPRVDMVTRRKERTLGIIWVNADSRQFLQVPSYLAVFANRPLDKIAAPDILRRQQLGLNNVLLMQRVGPDYADVVASDPFRRAFIRLRAEHGLYRENTSAVTFLTPTLFRAGIPLPAEVPIGTYTIGIKLFAGGALIAKTDTAFEIVKVGFEQFVATAARQHGLLYGVVTACMGLMAGWMASIVFRKD from the coding sequence ATGAGGAGGCGCGCAACCTGCTCGACGATAGGACTGGCGCTGCTGCTCGGCTCGGCCTTCGTCGCGGGCGATGCGCGCGCCGAGCACCTGATCGTCTCGGTGTCGAACCATCGCGTCACCGTGACGCCGAACTATTCCGGCGAGGAGCTGGTGCTGTTCGGCTCGATCGAGCGCGACGGCGGTGCGCCGGTTCCGCGCACCGGCTACGATCTCGTCGTGACTGTCAGCGGCCCGCGCGTCGACATGGTCACGCGCCGCAAGGAGCGCACGCTCGGCATCATCTGGGTGAACGCCGATTCCCGGCAATTCCTTCAGGTCCCGTCCTATCTTGCGGTGTTCGCCAACCGGCCGCTGGACAAGATCGCCGCGCCCGACATCCTGCGCCGGCAGCAGCTTGGACTGAACAACGTGCTGCTGATGCAACGCGTCGGCCCCGACTACGCCGACGTGGTGGCGAGCGATCCGTTCCGCCGCGCCTTCATAAGGCTGCGCGCCGAACACGGATTGTACCGCGAGAACACCTCGGCCGTGACCTTCCTGACCCCGACCCTGTTCCGTGCCGGCATTCCGCTGCCGGCGGAGGTGCCGATCGGCACCTACACCATCGGAATCAAGCTGTTCGCCGGCGGCGCACTGATCGCAAAGACCGATACGGCGTTCGAAATCGTCAAGGTCGGTTTCGAGCAGTTCGTGGCCACCGCCGCCCGGCAACACGGCCTCCTCTACGGCGTGGTGACGGCATGTATGGGACTGATGGCGGGCTGGATGGCGTCGATCGTCTTCCGCAAGGACTGA
- a CDS encoding DMT family transporter encodes MTVISPSLASPAAAPRPAFNTLPLTIAAFCLLWSFAFVAGKIGVTDCPPLILLTARFLLAGILIFGIAMLRGEGWSLSRRDVAIFAVLGVANNAMYLGLGYTGLQTVSAGLSGLIVSANPVFTAVLAAVFLGESLTWRKVMGLLLGIAGVAFIVWHRMSVGTDSLHGIMFTLASLASIVAGTILFKVLAPKGNLWLGNGIQSLAGGLALLPFASTLSDVSDIVPSWRLLAAFAYLVLCGSILAYVLWFHLLKVCGATAASAYHFLMPPLAILFAWLVLGEHVAARDLLGIIPVALGIYLVTRPAAAPAQH; translated from the coding sequence ATGACCGTCATCTCTCCCTCCCTTGCCTCGCCGGCCGCCGCCCCGCGCCCCGCCTTCAACACGCTGCCGCTCACCATTGCCGCGTTCTGCCTGCTATGGAGTTTCGCCTTCGTCGCCGGCAAGATCGGCGTCACCGATTGCCCGCCGCTGATCCTGTTGACGGCGCGTTTCCTGCTGGCGGGCATCCTGATCTTCGGGATTGCTATGCTGCGCGGCGAGGGCTGGTCGCTCTCCCGCCGCGATGTCGCGATCTTCGCGGTGCTCGGCGTCGCCAACAACGCAATGTATCTCGGCCTCGGCTACACCGGCCTGCAAACCGTCTCGGCCGGTCTCAGCGGCCTGATCGTCAGCGCCAACCCGGTATTCACGGCGGTCCTGGCCGCGGTCTTTCTTGGCGAGAGTTTGACCTGGCGCAAGGTCATGGGGCTGTTGCTGGGTATCGCCGGCGTCGCCTTCATCGTGTGGCATCGGATGTCGGTCGGCACCGACAGCCTGCACGGAATCATGTTCACGCTGGCGTCGCTGGCCTCGATCGTCGCCGGCACGATTCTGTTCAAGGTGTTGGCTCCGAAGGGCAACCTCTGGCTCGGCAACGGGATCCAGAGTCTGGCCGGCGGTCTGGCGCTGCTGCCGTTCGCATCGACGCTGTCTGATGTCAGCGACATCGTGCCGAGCTGGCGCCTGCTGGCGGCGTTTGCCTACCTCGTGCTGTGCGGCTCGATCTTGGCCTATGTGCTGTGGTTTCATTTGCTGAAGGTTTGCGGGGCGACCGCGGCGAGCGCCTATCACTTCCTGATGCCGCCGCTCGCCATACTGTTCGCCTGGTTGGTGCTCGGCGAGCATGTCGCGGCGCGCGACCTCCTCGGCATCATTCCAGTGGCGCTCGGCATCTACCTCGTCACCCGTCCCGCGGCCGCTCCAGCTCAGCATTAG